The Corynebacterium confusum genome has a window encoding:
- a CDS encoding GNAT family N-acetyltransferase → MTKESFQPTITAAPLAALAPLDVHALYKLRVDVFVHEQATPYAEIDDTDAQPSTIHLLAWDSPAQKQAQAQTQAPTQDPTPRLLGTARLFPATIPDPDATKQGEPADAPTLEIVQFGRFALDPAARGTGLGRQLIDAALQFAATARPGAPVYLEAQSPLTGYYGRFGFSVCGEPFDEDGTPHTPMIKRAAAE, encoded by the coding sequence GTGACTAAAGAATCTTTCCAGCCCACCATCACCGCCGCGCCGCTGGCGGCGCTGGCCCCGCTAGACGTCCACGCGCTCTACAAGCTGCGCGTGGACGTCTTCGTGCATGAGCAGGCCACCCCTTACGCCGAAATCGATGACACGGACGCCCAGCCGTCCACCATCCACCTCCTGGCCTGGGACAGCCCTGCTCAAAAACAAGCGCAAGCACAAACACAAGCGCCGACCCAGGATCCCACTCCCCGGCTCCTGGGCACGGCCCGCCTGTTCCCGGCGACCATCCCGGACCCGGACGCCACAAAACAAGGCGAGCCCGCCGACGCCCCCACCCTCGAGATAGTCCAGTTCGGCCGCTTCGCCCTAGATCCCGCCGCCCGGGGCACGGGCCTGGGCCGGCAGCTTATCGATGCCGCCTTGCAGTTCGCCGCCACCGCCCGTCCGGGCGCGCCGGTCTACCTGGAGGCGCAATCGCCGCTGACCGGCTACTACGGCCGCTTCGGCTTTAGCGTGTGCGGCGAGCCCTTCGACGAGGACGGCACCCCGCACACACCGATGATTAAGCGCGCCGCGGCTGAGTAG